A genomic stretch from Oscillospiraceae bacterium includes:
- a CDS encoding tryptophan-rich sensory protein codes for MKKMKDKTKISGLFKFLIALAFVGMVTVNALANILPLNGIGTGAVSDSYPNLFAPAGYTFAIWGLIYLLLALSTLYQLGLFRSSETEDIILMRKVGFMFAVSSLTNAAWIFAWHYNRIALSFILMVLLLLYLMDIVVNINAKALTTREKWFLRLPFSVYFGWITVATIANAATLLVSVSWDRFGLSEPAWTIIMLSVGALIGIITILRLKDVAYGLVLIWAYTGILVKHLSASGFNGQYPNVILTVIICLALFAAAVIFSTLTLKKKRNS; via the coding sequence ATGAAGAAAATGAAAGACAAAACCAAAATCAGCGGACTGTTTAAATTCCTGATCGCATTGGCCTTTGTCGGGATGGTAACGGTCAATGCCTTGGCAAACATCCTGCCTCTCAACGGCATCGGGACGGGTGCGGTCTCCGATTCGTATCCCAATCTGTTCGCACCGGCGGGATATACGTTTGCGATTTGGGGCTTGATCTATCTGCTGCTCGCGCTGTCAACCCTCTATCAACTCGGCCTTTTCCGCTCAAGCGAAACAGAAGACATCATCCTGATGCGCAAAGTCGGATTCATGTTTGCCGTATCATCATTGACCAACGCCGCCTGGATTTTCGCTTGGCATTATAACCGCATCGCATTGTCGTTTATTTTGATGGTGCTTTTGCTGCTCTATCTGATGGATATTGTCGTCAACATCAACGCCAAAGCCCTGACCACGCGCGAAAAATGGTTCTTGCGCCTGCCCTTTTCGGTCTACTTCGGCTGGATCACGGTGGCGACGATTGCGAACGCCGCAACCCTGCTCGTGAGCGTTAGCTGGGATCGTTTCGGCCTGTCTGAACCCGCTTGGACCATCATCATGCTTTCGGTAGGCGCATTGATCGGCATTATCACGATTCTCCGGCTCAAAGACGTCGCCTACGGGCTGGTATTGATTTGGGCCTATACCGGCATTCTGGTCAAACACCTGTCGGCCTCGGGCTTCAACGGGCAATACCCCAACGTCATCCTCACCGTCATCATCTGCCTTGCCCTGTTTGCCGCCGCAGTGATTTTCTCGACATTAACCCTTAAAAAGAAAAGGAACTCCTGA
- the uvsE gene encoding UV DNA damage repair endonuclease UvsE, producing MNIGYACLAVAVPGSELKSCTLKNAQPERLLPLIAHNLNALETLIDYNIKNGIKLFRISSDLIPFGSSAAAKLPWQDLYADRFTAIGQKIRDSHLRVSMHPGQYTVLNSPDESVAERASQDLAYHAKLLDALGLDASHKIILHLGGAYDNKEQAKARFLSRFHQLDPKIKNRLLLENDDTVFNIKDVLETALAAQIPVVFDNLHHAVNPPEESRSDREWIRQCAATWHEKDGSPKIHYSQQNPQKKPGAHSDFIRIDPFLNFIRPLSDLDVDIMLEVKDKNRSALKCLNCISHRGIAALEAEWARYKYRILEHSPGHYQTARKLLQDKTAYPALPFYRLIEEALDLPIEPGNAANAAQHVWGYFKDKATQTEKKRFQILLQKYAAGESQLKSVKNHFLRLAEKYCENYLLEGYYLYQ from the coding sequence ATGAACATCGGATACGCCTGTTTGGCCGTTGCCGTACCCGGAAGCGAACTGAAAAGCTGCACGCTGAAAAACGCGCAGCCGGAACGCCTTCTGCCGCTCATCGCACACAACCTGAACGCGCTCGAGACCCTGATCGACTACAATATCAAAAACGGTATCAAACTCTTTCGCATCTCCTCGGATCTGATTCCGTTCGGTTCAAGCGCCGCGGCAAAACTGCCTTGGCAAGATCTTTATGCCGATCGGTTCACCGCCATCGGGCAAAAAATCCGCGACTCCCATCTGCGCGTCTCGATGCACCCCGGGCAGTACACCGTTCTCAATTCGCCCGATGAATCCGTGGCTGAACGCGCCTCACAGGACCTCGCTTACCATGCAAAGTTGCTCGATGCCCTCGGTCTCGACGCAAGCCATAAAATCATCCTCCACCTCGGCGGTGCATATGATAACAAAGAGCAGGCCAAAGCCCGTTTTCTGTCCCGCTTTCACCAACTCGACCCGAAGATCAAAAATCGCCTTTTGCTCGAAAACGACGACACGGTTTTCAACATCAAAGATGTGCTTGAAACGGCTCTTGCCGCTCAAATCCCCGTGGTGTTCGACAACCTGCACCATGCTGTGAATCCGCCCGAAGAATCCCGTTCCGACCGCGAATGGATCAGACAATGCGCCGCCACATGGCACGAAAAAGACGGCAGCCCCAAAATCCACTATTCGCAGCAGAATCCGCAGAAAAAGCCCGGCGCGCATTCCGATTTTATCCGCATCGACCCGTTTTTAAATTTTATCCGTCCGCTTTCGGATTTAGACGTTGACATCATGCTCGAAGTCAAGGACAAAAACCGTTCCGCGTTAAAGTGCCTCAACTGTATTTCCCACCGAGGCATTGCCGCATTGGAAGCCGAGTGGGCGCGTTATAAATACCGCATCCTCGAACATTCCCCGGGACATTATCAAACCGCCCGGAAACTGCTGCAAGATAAAACCGCATATCCCGCTCTGCCGTTTTATCGCCTGATTGAAGAAGCCCTCGATCTGCCGATCGAACCCGGAAACGCGGCCAACGCCGCACAGCACGTTTGGGGATATTTCAAAGACAAAGCGACACAAACCGAGAAAAAACGCTTTCAGATCCTGTTGCAAAAATACGCCGCAGGTGAATCTCAACTCAAATCGGTCAAAAACCATTTCCTGCGGCTCGCGGAGAAATATTGTGAAAATTACCTGCTCGAAGGGTATTATCTCTATCAATAA
- a CDS encoding NAD(P)/FAD-dependent oxidoreductase: MNRTYDAIAVGGGLAGLTAAAYLCRGGHRTLLLEKNRKTGGLVNTFQYRGFAFDAGIRAFEDSGILFPMLKNLGIEMLLVKNPVSIIFENRRVLLTSRESLNDYADALTDLFPENAADIAKIAAEIEKVMDYMDVLYGIDNPLFMENPKPEYLMKTLLPWLLRYQVNIRKASRLNEPIQTYLRRFTDNTALIDMITQHFFKDTPSFFALSYFGLYLDYRYPQGGTGTLAEKVSDYIRTHGGEILTETAVTRVDVEAHELTANGEIYHYQKLVWAADQQTLYQIAEHADTSAEKQRALAEQSEGGDSILTVFMGVDCDKPYFEDRCGAHAFYTPIPEGLSSLPDWRKAAEKGEDTLWQWLEEFLRCTTYEISCPSLRDITLAPDGQTGVIVSTLMDYRLVKHFAEAGKYEPFKQFCTDKILNALESLLPELRQNQLFSMCSTPMTIERETGNKQGAITGWAFTGAMPAENRFQKIANSVNTPLKDVVQCGQWTFSPSGLPVSILTGKLAADAVHKQLKGKTT; encoded by the coding sequence ATGAACAGAACATACGATGCGATTGCGGTCGGCGGCGGATTGGCCGGATTGACTGCCGCCGCTTACCTCTGCCGAGGCGGACACCGTACGCTGCTGCTCGAAAAAAACCGAAAGACGGGCGGCCTTGTCAATACCTTTCAATATCGCGGTTTCGCTTTTGATGCCGGTATCCGGGCGTTTGAGGACTCGGGCATCCTGTTTCCCATGCTCAAAAATCTCGGCATCGAGATGCTGTTGGTCAAAAATCCGGTTTCAATCATTTTCGAAAACCGTCGGGTTCTGCTGACCTCGCGAGAGAGTTTAAACGATTACGCCGACGCACTGACCGATCTATTTCCCGAAAACGCAGCGGATATCGCAAAAATCGCAGCCGAGATCGAAAAAGTCATGGATTATATGGATGTGCTGTACGGCATCGACAATCCGCTGTTTATGGAAAATCCCAAGCCCGAATATCTGATGAAAACCCTTTTGCCGTGGCTGCTGCGCTATCAGGTCAATATCCGAAAAGCGAGCCGCCTCAATGAGCCGATTCAGACCTATCTGCGCCGTTTCACCGACAACACGGCGCTGATCGATATGATCACTCAACACTTTTTCAAAGACACGCCGTCCTTTTTTGCCCTGAGTTATTTCGGGCTCTATCTCGATTACCGTTACCCGCAGGGCGGCACCGGCACGCTGGCCGAAAAAGTATCCGATTATATCCGCACCCACGGCGGCGAAATTCTGACCGAAACCGCCGTAACCCGCGTCGATGTCGAGGCGCACGAACTCACGGCGAACGGCGAGATCTATCACTATCAAAAACTCGTTTGGGCCGCCGATCAGCAGACCCTTTATCAAATTGCCGAACATGCCGACACCTCCGCCGAAAAACAGCGCGCACTCGCCGAACAAAGCGAAGGTGGTGATTCGATTCTCACGGTATTTATGGGCGTTGATTGCGATAAGCCCTATTTTGAAGACCGCTGCGGCGCACATGCGTTTTATACCCCGATCCCCGAGGGGCTTTCGTCGCTGCCCGATTGGCGCAAAGCCGCCGAAAAAGGCGAAGACACACTCTGGCAGTGGCTTGAGGAATTCCTCCGGTGTACGACCTATGAGATCTCCTGTCCGTCTCTGCGCGACATCACGCTTGCGCCCGATGGGCAGACCGGTGTCATCGTCAGCACTCTGATGGATTACCGATTGGTCAAACACTTTGCCGAAGCAGGTAAATACGAGCCATTCAAGCAGTTCTGCACCGATAAAATCCTGAATGCGCTTGAATCACTGTTGCCCGAACTGCGTCAAAACCAGTTGTTTTCGATGTGCTCCACCCCGATGACCATTGAGCGCGAGACAGGCAATAAACAGGGTGCGATTACGGGTTGGGCGTTCACGGGCGCAATGCCCGCCGAAAACCGCTTTCAAAAAATCGCGAACTCGGTCAATACCCCGCTCAAAGACGTCGTCCAGTGCGGACAGTGGACGTTC